Below is a window of Pelobates fuscus isolate aPelFus1 chromosome 13, aPelFus1.pri, whole genome shotgun sequence DNA.
caaaaatgctagcctggtcctcatctctctttcatagagggtttcctccataactactgggggtgtagcgctgcgggtttggtctccctccatcagctcggcaattagggtagccttggttttgctgctggctactttccctctggcttccagtagttcctttaaagtctgtcgtttcagtatggtataatcaatctccatacgaattgcctttgctttccttgttcggtagttccagttacacgaactcctcttttcggctgtaaggttcggatcccgtcgcttgccaccaattgtaatggaatgcagtatattagtccacgatatccgttggtattctcaggaaatccacagtcagagcagaaagcacggcaatattccccatcctcccaataaccggacgaaacacagtttgggagtcaactaacttgctttattcacagacttccatatttatgcagttccccttgcaaggggtttccttacagctgttacaggggatttctcccatcaggcattgtatttatcccaacaggcattgctacacgagagggatactcccactaaaatggacgattaagtggattatcccctcgtggagcaaaaccgacaatttatacagaaatccatattttatacatttttactcgcttttagacgaatgaccgttcggtagatagctggggtcggcgggcacatttagtgagaataccgctctgatcccagctaaactaaccgaacgccgcacaaaatacattaaaacattgagttcggtttaaaagtaccgaacatctatggggaacagaatgtgccgaacgcggaactcccgaacgctctggaagtccagcggtgctcggatcattgagtagccgttttcagttccaggctctcgacgaccgaacaccgctgcagagacaaaggatccaagatggccgaccgccgcatggtcggtagccgaacggcggccacctaggagagcccttaagtaccgattgcaacattgttgcaatcggttaattggtgccacacgacttgtgaatgtgtggtctacctggggagcccacattcgtacggcgaacggccgggatagccgtgtttcgtcgaacgaatgctttgtatgctggcagcgtacggctgccagcatgcgaacggccataacacagcacttatacaggtaaggacatacagtatacattcagcctatggacaacctgcaatacatatagttcagaagtggctaggtctGCCACAAAGATCTCAGTCAATACACTGCTTTTCCATATGgaagcatttggaggctattgtgcatgcgcgacAAGACGTAGCACTGCATaaatatctcctcatagagatgcattgcatcaatgcctctctataaggattgttcagcgcctccatgcaggatatgaagacactgaatgtcagtgctgcacattgtgtagAACTGACCCATGAAGCAACTCTAGTGTCCGtctgagtgactaccactagaggtgttactaatcagtaaacactgtcttttctctaaaAGTCAGTGATtgaattaaaatgcctgcagagttgtactatacacaccagaaaaactacattatgctgtagtatcaaagtatattttgtttcttCACCTTATATATGGCAGAAGTGATGCTGAAATCTGTCTGTTAGTGAAGTGCTGTTAAAACACACAGGGGAAGCAAATTTTCTCATTACAAAAAAGTGAGTGAGAATTTTAACCATTCAATTTGAACCATTAAACATCCTACTTTGCATGCTAAAGAACTAGTGGGCAGTAAAGTGAGTTATATAGTTTATGATCTCTATAAAGCATTTATTACTGCTCTTTTAGAATTCGTTGTTGCAGTTTCTGTATTGCAGGGGTAAAACTGcagaaccactgcacccagaccacttcattgagattgatTTTTATATAGTCTACCACAAACTCGCTACCAAACATGGGATAGATTCCTCAGGGGAAAATAATCAGCCAATACAAattgtgtatttgtgagtttAATGTTTACTGAAGCACTATAAATTACAGAGAAGTAAAtcatagacaaaataaaaaatataaaaattgtaaaagtaaatataaattcaagataaaatatatatattgtaaaatgaaAGAACCACAGAAATTATAGCATTAGTAGATTACTATGCAACTAGTTCCCAGTGTATAATCAGGAAGTAAAGTCTACTTCCTTGTTACAAAACGGTTACACTCAATATGATATTTCATTCAGCCAATcctaaattctggaaaaaaatgtttttcttattaTCAAAAAATCTCACACGCATTTTATCTATCACAACTCACATAATTATAGAATACAAAAAAGCATTTACTTGTAATAATTAATTCATTTCAATAATCTCTTTTAAATTTGCCATTCAATTCTCTGTAGAAAAGAAACTATTTAGAAGAATAACGAGTGCAAAGGCAACATACACTATTCCTAAGTGTCCTAAGTGACTTTGATAGGTTACAGTTTCCATTTATGAGGATCACAGAGCAGAGAAAGTGAATAAAGCTAGTAGAAATAGAGGAGTAATAAAGTATTGACATATCATCAATGTAAAATACAGTTACTGCATTAACTGTAAATAATATAACATTGAATGACAAGACAGAGATCACAGTTTTCACTGCACGAACATGAACTTCTACATTGGAACCTCTGAAACCACGAATGTTGCCTTGCATATTCTTTATGTGTCTATAAAGAGACATGACAATGTTCATAATGGAGTACccagaaaaaaagaaagcaagTGTTGAGAATGTTCCATATATCAGAAATGATACTATAAAATTGCTACTATAAGTTAAAATATGTGACACTGAATCATTGTCTGCTTTGCTTGGTAGTATTTTTTCAGGCCTGAACAAAGCCACCGGAAGGCTGACCAACAATGCTACCAGGACAGACGGTATTGGAATCCATGGAAATATCTTGTAGAGCCTCCTTTGTAGAGAGATGTAGAACCTGTTGCACAGGTTATTGATTTTTAAACAGAAGTACGTAGTAAGCCAAGCACAGAACCAGAGATTACAGAATATTAATGCAAGATGCAACATTATATAGAACGCTTGGTTTACTTTCTCATAAATTAAATTTGAAATCAGCCTCAGGAGTACAAAGAACACATTTGAGACACTGATCCAGGTGATTAACTGATCACTTAAATTAAACGTTTTGTTTTTAGTCCAAGCCAGTAGATTTGTAACAATAATGAACATATTTCCAGAAACGGACAATGCCAAAGCAATCATTTCAACTGCCAGTACTGCAATGCATGACAGACTACGCATTTTTGTCTCCTCTAGTTGATTAGATCATTAGAAATGGGTTGTCATGGATAAATAGTCTCAACTGCCTTACTAGACATTTATACTACAATTTCTCtccaataaaataaacaatatttaaaaccgTACCTTAATGCAATCTGTGTACCATGCAAATTAAATCTCCATGCAATAAGATACTATGGTTCAATTTCACGTATGCAAATATTGAATGTTTTAGAATTATAATTGACACATTGAACCACCCAggcccttaaaaaaaataaaaaattttgaaAAAGTTTGTGGCCGTATCAACAGCCCACAAAttcaaatattataataataaaactattATAACCCAGGTTACTTTGCATAAGAAATTTTGAGGATTTTTACATGTCCATTTTATAAAAAGTCTGAACGTATAATGGCATCTCATGCCTTGTTCACATGCACAATGAATTTTAGTTGTGAATTTAATGACACATGGTAGAACCCCAAGTCCAGAAATCTTCTTGTGTTTATAGTTTTTGTGACATTACAGGACCAAATCAGCAACCTCCCAATTTAGTTTTTCAAACCTTTTGACAGAGTGATGTTCTGTGTCAACATCTCTTCATTTTCTGGGGGTAGATTATCAGCCCACAAATTCAGATCACCTGTTTTTGGCATTTCATTTGCAAAAGTTAAATCCTCAACAATTTCTCATTTTAGTCTTTTTTCATGTGGAAAATCACAAGTATCTTTCAAATCTAGTTGGGAAATACACTAGTTACAACATTAAAACACCTGTCAGGTGGAGtgaaaaacattgattatatcattacaatggcacccgtcaagggtgggatatattggaCAGCAAGTAAACAGAACTTGACAAGTTCTGGAATTTTAGCTATTTGTCTGTTTAAACATAATTTACCTCTTCCAtattacccacacatattatttgtaattttgttCAGGATGTGTAGGGtttttatttcacatcaaatatttatacatataatataacttaatatgaaaaaaaattaaatttcaaaATGTGAAAAATTAAGAACTGTTGATATTTTCTTATTTCTGCATGGAACGTTACCAAGAATGTCATAATACTCTTcgcttttactgcagtaaaatacacatattagtgttcagcaatgtctcacgagtataaCAGTATCTAGAGGTTTAATGGGGTATTAAAATgatacagggtctaatatagggcttgcccccttttcagtttttacacattgaaatttgccagattggtttgctggacctatgttgcctttgagatcgtatggcagcccaggaatgaaaattacccccatcatagcataccattgcaaaagtagacaaaatatttttaaaatggagtatatgtccagtcttttttagtagccacttagtcacaaacactggccaaagttagcattcatatttttatttttgcatttttcacaaactgCCTTTTCACCGATGATGATATCAGTATTATAAATGTTTCTGCtctaaaaaaacaattttttttgtgtaGAGCAGCGTTTCCCGGTTTAAGATTATgcaagctttagtgtacctataatcttaaatgtattaatgacaggaggaaaATATTTGCTTaattctctctttactagaactccacagcagcacattaacatagagagaaaacaaccaatcagaaaaaaataaagtacaataaaagtcccctcccaaccaactacttcctctttcaagctgcgacaaaaccaAAGAATAGAACAACCAAAGAAATATAACTGTAGTAGTAGAAAAAACTAATCCAACGACAGTCATCCAGAAGAAGAACTTGAACGTGGAACGTAGAttaaactttacaaaatacagaaGGAAATCAGCGCTAATTAACAGACAGATGAAACTTTAAACTGAAACtagataaacagaatcgaaagaaTTGGTTAACGAATGAAATGTACTTTGAAAAAACATGCAGCCACCCAGAGTAATTCAGACATTACTAAAATCAACAGAAATCTCACCCGAACATTCTAGAAGAATAGCAAACAAACATGTGACAAACCTTAACGTAATCCTGTAGAACAACATACCTGATACAGCCAAATCGCCTGACAAAACAGAATAAGGGTAGGGTGacactgggagggaaatattcgcctcctgccattaataaaattaagattataagtacactaaagctagcataatctacaattttataacatgacaggaggcttcatatttgctgttttaacgctcagccaaGAAGGCAAATGAAGCATGATCCGCTGGCCTGAAATAAAATCGTCGGAAAGTGTCTTCTCAAGACCAGTCTGCAGAGCATAGGATATCATGGAGGGAGGCTCCAGCTATAAGGGCGTCACACGACGCTGCACCCCTAACAGAATTCGATCTGAAGGCCGAATCCACACTGGCCAAGGACAACAACTATCTGATCCATCGCGCCAGGGTAGTAGAAGAGATCAGCTTGTGAAGTCGTACATAGGAGACCAGTAATTGTCCGGAACGAGAAGGGCTAAGCGGAGTTGTAATCGACACATATCGTGATAGAGCCGCCACCACGCAGAGTTTAGGTGAGTCACGGAAATATGGGTAGAAGATAGCCGTCGAGTCCGACTTGGTATGCCTAGACACCTAGAAGGTCACCCCATCTGGAGAAAAGGAAAACTCATCGACATCGAAAGCATGGACGTCAGAGACCTGGAGAAATGAAATGAGGCATAGCAGGAGAGCAAATTTAGCCAAAAGCTGTCGGAGGTACAGGTTCTGATTATCTGGCCAATCCTGGAGGAACGATAAGACCGCATGCATGTCCCAGAGGGAGGAGTAGTTAGGCGTCATAGGACGTGTTAGTCTTATGCCCCTGAGAAGTCTGCAACCAACGGATCCTGACCAAAGGGGAAAACATGGAGTGGCACGTGAGCCACCGAGATCGCCGACCTACGTTAACCGAACTATATGACCGCCCAAGGTCAAACAAGTGAGAGAGGAAGTTCAAAACACTGGATACAGGGGCTGTAAAGAGATCGGTATTTCGTTTCAGGCACCAACAACACCAAGAGTTCCGTGCTGACAAGTAGCATCTCCTAGTTCCAGGAGCCCAGGAGACCCAGAGGAGCTGACTGTGATAGTTCATCACGTTCCAagttcccctgaaagagtccaggccactaaGCGGAGGTGGCTGTCCACCACCAGGGGATAAGGGTTACCTCGAGGGTCAGAGAGGACCGTCTGTGAGGCTGGCAGGAGGATCGGATCCTGATGTGAAAGTTCCAATAGCTCCGGAAACCAAGCATGACTTTGCCATAGGGTGGTCAGTAACAACAAAGATACACGTTGACGTCGCATTTGTAGAAGGACTCTGGAGATCATAGTGAACGGAGGAAACGCATAAgccctccaatgtctggagaaccagtccaCCGTCaggtgtaagaaattgatatgaaaaacattgtatatattatatcaatATATTGTATGTAACTCTCTGTGCATGTGACTGGTTTCCCAACTTGAGGTCATCTacttgataacagtgtgataatGATGAAAGCTTtcaggagagcaaaaaacaagtcacAACGAGTGCTgatgagaacggacaacagctcaattagcctgcccttcgatggatcaccgctcagttctcaagctggttttagctcatcttgttctcagactgattccacccaaaagggcagaacagatccaagaTACAGGATGGCTCTGAGAGATACAGCAAACCCAGACGATCATTTAAACCTTGTtaagcatcatcagtgaggtatagccaatattcctctaggcaccgtgagcaaggggtccacgtctggattaccctttaaacttaaggaaaacaaaaaacaagtcgcaagagagtgctgagaacggaccaaagctcaattagcctgccctttggtggatgCACTAGAAGGCATCCACCGCCGTGCAAGCCGGGTCCGGAAGCCAACTGGACTGGAAGTTCGTCCCAGAGGCGAAGAGATCCACTGTGAATGGGCCCATCCGGTCTGCGATCTCGGGGAAAATTGAACGATGGAGTCTGCAATTGCTGGCgtccctccaatgtctggagaaccagttcACTGTCAGGTTCGACACTCCCAGTGAAATTGATATGCAaaacattgtatatattatatctagaTATTGTAtgtaaccaggggcggactgaccactcacagggccctcggtcagtgggtgatcaagggccccCGTCCTGGTACAAGGTTTCTTGGTTCCCTACTactcttctcccccttctttctgctgctttcacacatatattatgtgtaggctggcCAGCACACAGAATAgctgtgtgagagccacacagcCCTGACTCCCACACCCGTGGAGCCCCCAAAAATGGCTAGATTTACTTTTAAGTGGTTAGTCCAACCAGAAACAattttttaataaacactgtatttagatggagtaacccttgctgacgTGCAtccccagcaattaaaataaagaaataaagcaaatttaatgacaCACTTCCAAGGATTTTGCTGAGGACATCACAGGCAGCGTCCCCACATGTGCAACCATACAAGTAGCCACATGTGTTCggagtctacttgtggggttgcgtgtgtggggatgctgctagtgatgttgtgtgcctgtatgtcaaagtgttgtgaATTAATCGTTACTCTTGTTTtaactattgtacagcgctgcagaatatgttggcgctatataagtgattgtaataattgtgtgtatggaagctgtgtgcagtattgcagtggtgggtatgctgtttgtgatgtgtatctgtagggaggctgcatgtgggattgtgtctaTACAGCGAGGCTCCTTGTGGGTGTTTGCGTGTGTTAATGGGGCTATTTGCAGTGCAGTATGTGAGTGGACagggctggttgtgttgcagtgtgtgtgggatagaatctgtagtaggcatctggtgTTTACTGGGGCtgttgtgtgtgcgtgtttggataataggggctctactgtgtataagtagtatagtggctgtagtgtgtgcatagggggtaGATGCTgaagtaggtgcaggaaggcacgGGGGCTGTGGTGGGCACGGAGAGGCACGGGGACTGAGGTGGGTGCGGGGCTGGACAGAGGTTGTGGTAAGCACAGGAAGGGACATAGAAACTGTGGTTAGCGCAGGAGGGACAtaagggctgtggtgggtactgaaagGGATAGGGACTATGGTGGGTGGTGGATGCGGGTAGacaaggggctgtggtgggtactggaaggcataagagctatggtaggtggaggtggcataggggctgtggtgggtacataGGGGCTTAGGAagatcctggggtgagtgtagggaggaatggtggctgaggtgagtTCAGGGGAACTGAGATGGGTGCAAGGAgagatgtggtgtgtggaggaggagctgagctgaggtgggtacaaagaggggttgagggggtacaaagaggggctgaggtgggtagagagggggctgaggtgggagcaggggggtgctgaggtgggagcaggggggtgctgaggtgggagcagaaggggctgaggtgggagcaggggggctgaggcaggtacaggggggctgaggcaggtacaggggggctgaggcaggtacaggggggctgaggtggctgAAGGGGGGACTGAGGTGGATGAAGTGATATGGCAGAAATCATGCcatctctgatctccccagccaTAGCAttgctgtgctgccgggcccctgactgcctcgggccctcggtccaggaccgatctgcccgagtggtcagtccgcccctgtatgtAACTCTCTGTgcatgtgactggtttcacaactTGGGGTCATCTacttgataacagtgtgataatGATGAAAGCTTTTAGTTTAATTTTACAGCacccagctaaaacaaaagcttacatccctccagcagttctcctgTCGACTGAGGTGGAtgaagggggggctgaggtgggtacaggggggtctGAGATGGGTACCGGGGGTGAGGGGGATAAAGAGGGGCTGAGGGTGGgtagggctgaggtgggtacagggggcctaAGGCTGGTACAagggtctgaggtgggtacagggggctgaggtgggtacaggggaggtCTGAGATGGGTACAGGGGGGACTGAGATGGGTACAGGAAGGGTCTGAGGGGGGGcgaggtgggtaaaggggggctgAGATAGATAAAgggaggctgaggtgggtacagggaggctgaggtggatacaggggggctgaggtggataaaggggtgctgaggtgggtaaaggggtgCTGAGATAGATAAAGGGGGGCTGAGATAGATAAAGGGGGGCTGAGATAGATACAGGGGGGCTGAGATagatacaggggggctgaggtggataaaggggggctgaggtggatacaggggggctgaggtggatacaggggggctgaggtggatacaggggggctgaggtggatacaggggggctgaggtggatacaggggggctgaggtggatacaGGGGGGCTGAGATGGGTAAAGGGGTGCTGAGATAGATaaaagggggctgaggtgggtacagggggagaTGTGGTGGGTGCAAGGAGACAGGGGGTGCTGAGGtgagtatgaaaaataaaaatctacaaGGAGCTTATCTGAGCTGtctgccaggctgctgcagctTATTCTCTTCAGGCgagggcaggaagtgatgtcacttcccggCCCcacctcttcctcctcacacacagcaccgcacaggaggaggagacctggcagcatgAACAGGATGATCGCTGCCAGGTCTCCCTGCGAGAAGAGAAAAGGGTGAGGGAGGGGGCGAGGAGGGTAATTTACAGAGTGATATGGCAGAAATCATGCcatctctgatctccccagccaTAGCAttgctgtgctgccgggcccctgactgcctcgggccctcggtccaggacctatctgcccgagtggtcagtccgcccctgtatgtAACTCTCTGTgcatgtgactggtttcacaactTGGGGTCATCTacttgataacagtgtgataatGATGAAAGCTTTTAGTTTAATTTTACAGCacccagctaaaacaaaagcttacatccctccagcagttctcctgTCGACCAGTTTTTCATGTATGTTATCAGGAAAACCATGGAAGTTTGTGTTTTGGAGGGAAAAAGGATTCTGGGATATGTAGTTAAGGACtgcaagaatcagtctttaaaaaGGACAACAGCCAATAAGGTTGCTCTCTTTCTCTCTTCATCTCTTTTGGGGAGGACAGTGCAGCAAAGCAGAGGTGCCATGGTGAACTGAGAGAGACTGTCCCAGACTAGcaaagatgaaggcgcaaggggaagatcttcatctaaatgtttaagtattgcccttttgCTATGTATATTTTGGTTTTGGACTGGATGTGGTtataatgtgtattgtgtatattcCTTTTAAAATCTTAAACAGTATCCTAAgtcaatattaacaatacatttattttatacacttgtgtttgtgtcttactTGTCACAAATTCCCTAAAAGAAtaaccttgtaagagggtcacaATTTCTTACACCTGGAGAGTGATATTGTGTTGGAAGCAGAAGCTGTAAATCACCTCCGAAAGCATCCGGGAGCGGACCCCTCCTAGGCAGTTGATGTACTGCACCACCAAGATGTTATCCATCCTGAGTAGAACGCAACAATCTGATAGGTGGCTCGCTAAGCTCCGTATTGCAAATGAGCCAGTTAtcagttccaggcaatttatgcCTGGAGATGgtactccatctccatctcccacCAGGGGCCTCCCATGGAGCTGGTCGTACAAGTGGCTCCCCAATTCCAAAGACTCAAGTCCGACTCTAGTACGAAATCCGGGCTTGGTCCgaaaatcactttgccattccaggctgacATGTGAAGCAGCCACCAGCGAAGCTCGATCTAGACATTCGGTGTGAGAGGGATCACTTGATGGTTAGGAGGGCCT
It encodes the following:
- the LOC134583150 gene encoding taste receptor type 2 member 10-like, translated to MRSLSCIAVLAVEMIALALSVSGNMFIIVTNLLAWTKNKTFNLSDQLITWISVSNVFFVLLRLISNLIYEKVNQAFYIMLHLALIFCNLWFCAWLTTYFCLKINNLCNRFYISLQRRLYKIFPWIPIPSVLVALLVSLPVALFRPEKILPSKADNDSVSHILTYSSNFIVSFLIYGTFSTLAFFFSGYSIMNIVMSLYRHIKNMQGNIRGFRGSNVEVHVRAVKTVISVLSFNVILFTVNAVTVFYIDDMSILYYSSISTSFIHFLCSVILINGNCNLSKSLRTLRNSVCCLCTRYSSK